One region of Danio aesculapii chromosome 7, fDanAes4.1, whole genome shotgun sequence genomic DNA includes:
- the snx1b gene encoding sorting nexin-1 codes for MFLSRLSPRGTQAMSGSCGRNPPPFPDNEDLEAELDARVLDSDEEENEGEDIFTGARSKPTTPTSAPDEGDIFSEEGSYIRSNVHHTTNGLHSDEELDLFTEATVELTLTNTTSQGRREIIGPTASACNTTHVPNSVLKPSIVTKTMEELEEEESGDQFELNVAVTNPEKIGDGMTAYMSYKVSTQTTLPMFANKTFTVRRRFSDFLGLYEKMSAKNSLLGCIIPPAPQKSVVGMTKVKVGKEDSSSAEFVEKRRAALERYLQRVVAHPSLLQDPDVREFLERDELPRAVNTQTLSGPGLLKMINRASDAVNKMTIKINESDNWFESKLQEVENEEQLLRRLHAAVDSLVNHRKELCSSTAVFSKSVAMLGSVEENSALSRALSQLAEVEDKMEQLHQQQAFSDFFILAELLADYVRLLGAVRCCFEQRMKVWQRLQEAQITLQKKREAEAKLLWANKPEKLQQAKDDINEWESKVSQYERDFERVTCTVRKEVLRFEKEKARDFKQHIVKYLESLLHTQHRLVKCWEAFLPEAKAIA; via the exons ATGTTTTTAAGCAGGCTGAG TCCTAGGGGTACCCAAGCGATGTCAGGCAGCTGCGGGCGGAATCCTCCTCCATTCCCGGATAATGAAGATCTGGAGGCTGAACTAGACGCCCGAGTGCTGGACAGCGACGAGGAGGAGAATGAAGGAGAGGACATATTCACCGGCGCCAGA AGTAAACCGACCACACCGACATCTGCTCCCGATGAGGGCGATATCTTCAGCGAGGAGGGCTCGTACATCAGGAGCAATGTCCATCATACCACTAATGGCCTTCACTCTGATGAAGAGCTGGATCTGTTCACTG AGGCCACTGTAGAACTGACCCTTACCAACACCACAAGTCAAGGCAGGAGAGAGATCATTGGGCCGACTGCATCAGCTTGCAACACCACACATGTCCCTAATTCCGTACTCAAACCCAGCATCGTCACCAAGACCATGGAGGAG TTGGAGGAGGAAGAAAGTGGAGACCAGTTTGAGCTAAATGTTGCCGTTACAAATCCAGAGAAAATAG GAGATGGCATGACTGCCTACATGTCTTACAAAGTCTCCACTCAG ACTACACTGCCCATGTTTGCTAATAAGACGTTTACAGTGCGTCGGCGTTTCAGTGATTTTCTGGGACTGTATGAAAAGATGTCAGCCAAAAACTCGCTGCTGGGCTGCATCATCCCGCCTGCACCTCAGAAGAGTGTAGTAG GAATGACGAAAGTCAAGGTAGGGAAGGAGGATTCATCCTCAGCGGAGTTTGTGGAAAAGAGGCGAGCAGCGCTGGAGAG GTATCTACAGAGAGTAGTGGCCCATCCGTCTCTGCTGCAGGACCCAGATGTTCGAGAATTTTTAGAGAGAGATGAG TTGCCCAGAGCAGTGAATACTCAGACTTTAAGTGGACCTGGCCTGCTTAAGATGATAAACAGAGCATCCGATGCCGTAAATAAGAtgaccattaaaataaatgagtcAGATAAT tggTTTGAGAGTAAACTGCAGGAGGTGGAGAATGAGGAGCAGCTGCTGAGGAGGCTCCATGCAGCCGTGGATTCATTAGTAAACCACAGGAAAG AGTTGTGTAGTAGCACAGCGGTGTTCAGTAAGAGTGTGGCTATGCTGGGCAGCGTGGAGGAGAACTCAGCTCTGTCCCGTGCCCTGTCACAGCTGGCAGAGGTGGAGGATAAGATGGAGCAGCTTCATCAGCAACAGGCCTTCAGCGATTTCTTCATCCTCGCCGAGCTCCTGGCGGATTACGTCCGACTGCTGGGGGCCGTGAGG TGCTGTTTTGAGCAGAGAATGAAAGTGTGGCAACGTCTGCAGGAAGCTCAGATCACACTGCAGAAGAAACGAGAGGCTGAAGCCAAACTGCTGTGGGCGAACAAACCTGAGAAACTGCAGCAGGCTAAAGATGATATAAATGAG TGGGAGTCTAAAGTCAGTCAGTATGAGAGAGATTTTGAAAGAGTCACCTGTACTGTGCGTAAGGAAGTGCTCAGATTTGAG AAAGAGAAGGCCAGAGATTTCAAACAGCATATAGTGAAATACCTGGAGTCTCTTCTACATACACAGCATcgg CTGGTGAAGTGTTGGGAGGCCTTCCTGCCCGAGGCCAAAGCTATTGCCTGA
- the acp2 gene encoding lysosomal acid phosphatase isoform X2 has protein sequence MDSCFVIVAFLFAFSLSSGERTLKFVTVLYRHGDRSPIKAYPNDPYTESDWPQGFGQLSQEGMKQHFELGQFLKKRYSGFLSEDYNRYEIYIRSTDIDRTLMSAEANLAGMFPPNGSEVFNPDLKWQPIPVHTIPSEEQRLLSFPLDNCPRYKQLMNETEKTDVFLNMTETYKDFIEMVKNKTGLELASIENIWSVYDTLFCEAQHGKKPPDWVTPDVMQTLKLLKNFGFQILFGVYKRKEKCRLQGGLLVDQIIKNLSIAAAPDSQHKVKMIVYSAHDTTVVALQEALNVFNGVQPPYASCHMIELYQEENGMFSVEMFYRNDSRVSPYAVSLPGCSQSCPLQDFVNITREVITLDWNKECQLSKESTDSLIIGLAVCGVLLLLLVLLLLLILCRHKEPMTSYSHIINESDS, from the exons ATGGATTCCTGTTTTGTGATTGTTGCCTTTCTCTTTGCGTTCAGTCTTTCCAGTGGGGAGAGGACGCTAAAGTTTGTCACTGTG CTCTATAGACACGGTGACAGATCTCCGATCAAGGCCTATCCAAATGATCCATACACGGAGAGTGACTGGCCTCAGGGTTTTGGACAGCTCTCTCAG GAGGGAATGAAGCAGCACTTTGAACTGGGTCAGTTTTTAAAGAAACGCTACTCAGGATTCCTGAGTGAGGACTATAACAGATATGAG ATATACATTAGAAGTACAGATATTGACCGGACTCTGATGAGTGCAGAAGCTAACCTGGCTGGCATGTTCCCACCTAACGGTTCTGAAGTCTTTAACCCAGATTTGAAATGGCAACCGATACCTGTTCACACCATCCCGAGTGAAGAACAGCGG ctacTCTCATTCCCACTGGACAACTGTCCACGATACAAACAGCTCATGAATGAGACTGAAAAAACAGATGTTTTTCTTAACATGACTGAAACCTACAAG GATTTTATAGAGATGGTGAAAAATAAAACAGGACTGGAGTTGGCCTCCATTGAGAATATTTGGAGCGTCTATGACACATTATTCTGTGAG GCACAACATGGGAAAAAGCCGCCAGATTGGGTTACTCCAGATGTCATGCAGACGCTGAAGCTGTTGAAGAACTTTGGTTTTCAGATTTTGTTTGGAGTCTACAAGAGAAAGGAGAAGTGCAGACTACAGGGAG GCCTGCTTGTAGATCAGATTATCAAGAATCTCTCGATTGCAGCAGCTCCAGACTCTCAACACAAAGTGAAGATGATTGTTTACTCGGCT CACGACACAACAGTTGTAGCCCTCCAGGAAGCTCTGAATGTCTTTAATGGTGTACAGCCACCTTATGCCTCATGTCATATGATAGAACTTTACCAGGAAGAGAACGG GATGTTTTCAGTGGAGATGTTTTATCGCAACGACAGTCGCGTGTCTCCGTATGCTGTGTCTTTACCGGGATGTTCTCAGAGCTGCCCCCTGCAGGACTTTGTGAACATCACTCGTGAAGTCATTACACTGGACTGGAATAAAGAGTGTCAGCTGAGCAAAGAATCCACAGATTCAC TCATCATCGGGCTGGCTGTGTGTGGTGTTCTGCTTCTCCTGCTGGTTCTGCTGCTGCTTCTCATTCTGTGTCGTCACAAAGAGCCCATGACGAGTTACAGTCACATCATAAATGAGAGCGACTCCTGA
- the acp2 gene encoding lysosomal acid phosphatase isoform X1 — MDSCFVIVAFLFAFSLSSGERTLKFVTVLYRHGDRSPIKAYPNDPYTESDWPQGFGQLSQEGMKQHFELGQFLKKRYSGFLSEDYNRYEIYIRSTDIDRTLMSAEANLAGMFPPNGSEVFNPDLKWQPIPVHTIPSEEQRLLSFPLDNCPRYKQLMNETEKTDVFLNMTETYKDFIEMVKNKTGLELASIENIWSVYDTLFCEAQHGKKPPDWVTPDVMQTLKLLKNFGFQILFGVYKRKEKCRLQGGLLVDQIIKNLSIAAAPDSQHKVKMIVYSAHDTTVVALQEALNVFNGVQPPYASCHMIELYQEENGMFSVEMFYRNDSRVSPYAVSLPGCSQSCPLQDFVNITREVITLDWNKECQLSKESTDSQVIIGLAVCGVLLLLLVLLLLLILCRHKEPMTSYSHIINESDS, encoded by the exons ATGGATTCCTGTTTTGTGATTGTTGCCTTTCTCTTTGCGTTCAGTCTTTCCAGTGGGGAGAGGACGCTAAAGTTTGTCACTGTG CTCTATAGACACGGTGACAGATCTCCGATCAAGGCCTATCCAAATGATCCATACACGGAGAGTGACTGGCCTCAGGGTTTTGGACAGCTCTCTCAG GAGGGAATGAAGCAGCACTTTGAACTGGGTCAGTTTTTAAAGAAACGCTACTCAGGATTCCTGAGTGAGGACTATAACAGATATGAG ATATACATTAGAAGTACAGATATTGACCGGACTCTGATGAGTGCAGAAGCTAACCTGGCTGGCATGTTCCCACCTAACGGTTCTGAAGTCTTTAACCCAGATTTGAAATGGCAACCGATACCTGTTCACACCATCCCGAGTGAAGAACAGCGG ctacTCTCATTCCCACTGGACAACTGTCCACGATACAAACAGCTCATGAATGAGACTGAAAAAACAGATGTTTTTCTTAACATGACTGAAACCTACAAG GATTTTATAGAGATGGTGAAAAATAAAACAGGACTGGAGTTGGCCTCCATTGAGAATATTTGGAGCGTCTATGACACATTATTCTGTGAG GCACAACATGGGAAAAAGCCGCCAGATTGGGTTACTCCAGATGTCATGCAGACGCTGAAGCTGTTGAAGAACTTTGGTTTTCAGATTTTGTTTGGAGTCTACAAGAGAAAGGAGAAGTGCAGACTACAGGGAG GCCTGCTTGTAGATCAGATTATCAAGAATCTCTCGATTGCAGCAGCTCCAGACTCTCAACACAAAGTGAAGATGATTGTTTACTCGGCT CACGACACAACAGTTGTAGCCCTCCAGGAAGCTCTGAATGTCTTTAATGGTGTACAGCCACCTTATGCCTCATGTCATATGATAGAACTTTACCAGGAAGAGAACGG GATGTTTTCAGTGGAGATGTTTTATCGCAACGACAGTCGCGTGTCTCCGTATGCTGTGTCTTTACCGGGATGTTCTCAGAGCTGCCCCCTGCAGGACTTTGTGAACATCACTCGTGAAGTCATTACACTGGACTGGAATAAAGAGTGTCAGCTGAGCAAAGAATCCACAGATTCAC AAGTCATCATCGGGCTGGCTGTGTGTGGTGTTCTGCTTCTCCTGCTGGTTCTGCTGCTGCTTCTCATTCTGTGTCGTCACAAAGAGCCCATGACGAGTTACAGTCACATCATAAATGAGAGCGACTCCTGA